A single region of the Arthrobacter sp. zg-Y820 genome encodes:
- a CDS encoding glycoside hydrolase family 15 protein — protein MMAAPIEDYALVSDLHTGALISRRGSIDWLCLPRFDSPSVFGALLGTEEQGRWLLAPEAEAAVVHRSYLRSTFILQTRWATDTGSALVTEFMPVGDRRASIVRRVEGISGTVDMRQELEVRFNYGTVLPWMRRHPYPHGKLLLAIAGPSALVLRGDNLPVAKDHRHAGRFSVAAGERVDLELTWYRSHTEVPDLIDVDAALASTTAYWETWAAHCEPARQYLPAVLRSLLVLRALTHESTGGIVAAPTTSLPEIAGGERNWDYRYCWLRDAALTLEAMLGHGYADEALHWRNWLLRAVAGDPEDLQIMYAVDGARDLPERVLTQFSGYGGSAPVRAGNGAVSQYQADVVGEVMVALARLRDHGVAEDHFSWPLQRALMSFLERHLDDPDHGIWEMRGEPQYFTHSRVMMWAAFDRAATAARTYGLDGPVDRWDALRDGLRDEIMNHGFNRDLNSFTQSYGSTEVDAALLLLPQVGFLPPDDDRMLGTVARLEKDLLTKSGLLLRYATEAGLDGLEPGENPFLACSFWLVEQYAATGRMKEATALMDQLVGYSNELGLLSEEYDPVNNTMAGNFPQAFSHLALVRAADALNAVASPDRTATAPTGAVSSSERST, from the coding sequence ATGATGGCTGCTCCCATCGAGGACTATGCGCTGGTTTCGGATCTGCACACCGGCGCCCTGATTTCCCGCCGCGGGAGCATCGACTGGCTGTGCCTGCCCCGGTTCGATTCGCCGTCGGTGTTCGGCGCCCTGCTGGGGACGGAGGAGCAGGGCCGGTGGCTGCTGGCGCCGGAAGCGGAAGCCGCCGTCGTGCACCGGAGCTATCTCCGATCCACCTTCATCCTGCAGACCCGCTGGGCCACCGACACCGGAAGCGCCCTGGTTACCGAGTTCATGCCGGTTGGCGACCGGCGGGCCTCGATCGTCCGGCGGGTGGAGGGAATCAGCGGCACCGTGGACATGCGCCAGGAGTTGGAGGTGCGCTTCAACTACGGGACGGTGCTGCCGTGGATGCGGCGCCACCCGTACCCGCACGGCAAACTGCTGCTGGCCATCGCCGGCCCCAGCGCGCTGGTGCTGCGCGGGGACAACCTGCCCGTGGCCAAGGACCACCGCCACGCGGGAAGGTTCAGCGTGGCGGCCGGGGAGCGCGTTGACCTGGAGCTGACCTGGTACCGCTCCCACACCGAGGTGCCCGATCTGATCGACGTGGACGCCGCCTTGGCGTCCACAACCGCGTACTGGGAGACGTGGGCGGCGCACTGCGAGCCCGCCCGGCAGTACCTGCCGGCGGTCCTGCGCTCGCTGCTGGTGCTGCGGGCACTCACCCACGAGTCCACCGGCGGCATCGTGGCGGCCCCCACCACCTCGCTCCCTGAAATCGCCGGCGGGGAACGGAACTGGGACTACCGCTACTGCTGGCTGCGGGATGCGGCGCTGACCCTCGAAGCGATGCTGGGGCACGGATACGCGGATGAAGCCCTGCACTGGCGGAACTGGCTGCTGCGCGCCGTGGCCGGGGATCCGGAGGACCTGCAGATCATGTATGCCGTGGACGGCGCGCGGGACCTGCCTGAGCGCGTCCTGACACAGTTCTCCGGTTACGGCGGGTCCGCGCCCGTTCGGGCGGGCAACGGGGCGGTCTCCCAGTACCAGGCCGACGTCGTCGGGGAGGTGATGGTGGCACTCGCCAGGCTGCGGGATCACGGGGTGGCGGAGGACCATTTCTCCTGGCCGTTGCAGCGCGCGCTGATGTCCTTCCTGGAGCGTCATCTCGACGATCCCGATCACGGCATCTGGGAAATGCGCGGCGAACCGCAGTACTTCACGCATTCCCGCGTCATGATGTGGGCGGCCTTTGACCGCGCGGCCACTGCGGCCAGGACCTACGGCCTGGATGGGCCCGTGGACCGGTGGGATGCGCTGCGGGACGGGCTGCGCGACGAGATCATGAACCACGGCTTCAACCGGGACCTGAACTCCTTCACGCAGTCCTACGGCAGCACCGAAGTGGATGCTGCCCTCCTGCTGCTGCCCCAGGTGGGTTTCCTGCCGCCCGACGACGACCGCATGCTCGGCACCGTGGCGCGGCTGGAGAAAGACCTGCTCACAAAATCCGGCCTGCTGCTGCGGTATGCCACCGAAGCCGGCCTGGACGGGCTGGAGCCCGGCGAAAACCCCTTCCTGGCCTGCAGCTTCTGGCTGGTGGAGCAGTACGCCGCCACCGGGCGCATGAAGGAAGCCACCGCCCTGATGGATCAACTGGTGGGATACTCCAATGAACTGGGGCTGCTGAGCGAGGAGTACGATCCGGTGAACAACACCATGGCCGGGAACTTTCCCCAAGCCTTCTCCCACCTGGCCCTGGTCCGGGCCGCTGATGCACTCAACGCCGTCGCCTCGCCGGACCGGACAGCCACGGCGCCGACCGGCGCCGTTTCCTCGAGCGAAAGAAGCACATGA